One stretch of Punica granatum isolate Tunisia-2019 chromosome 5, ASM765513v2, whole genome shotgun sequence DNA includes these proteins:
- the LOC116206993 gene encoding WRKY transcription factor 44-like: protein MSRSSSDEMEIKEAERTVVAKPVASRPSSSSFRSFSELLAGAIDASPSNPGNEMAVTAIRPKTVRFKSTVNRAPPPPALVVASGQAETLGTATYNSAKDATMKSDSRRTVVYKPLAKVVSKSTVSLLANMGNFNVAHQQGPAPPETRVRNQTVEKTSSRSQYSLNPQQPIPPPAEHSQTISEPTKVDDPKILSSSANVDRPSYDGYNWRKYGQKQVKGSEYPRSYYKCTHPNCPVKKKVERSFDGQIAEIVYKGEHNHPKPQPPKRSSSGPQEVGTTTQEAAKPNVQVEERNEGLDVRIENNQDSEKGVLAQTNSYRGKGLQGKDPAGIWIVSNNARTGTPDNSCGLSGECEDGSKGMEVEDDEPRSKRRKSENPSAEAGISADGTQESRVVVQNSAEPEIVGDGFRWRKYGQKVVKGNPYPRSYYRCTSLKCNVRKHVERVSDDPGAFITTYEGRHNHEMPLRGSNAAGLEQDPQAATSKDNP from the exons ATGAGCCGATCATCAAGTGATGAAATGGAAATTAAGGAGGCAGAAAGGACAGTTGTTGCTAAACCAGTAGCTTCGCGTCCCAGTTCTTCAAGTTTCAGATCGTTCTCGGAGCTTCTTGCTGGCGCGATCGATGCCTCTCCCTCTAACCCAGGCAATGAGATGGCTGTTACTGCCATTAGACCAAAGACCGTGCGGTTCAAGTCGACTGTAAATCgtgctcctcctcctcctgctcTAGTGGTTGCATCGGGCCAG GCAGAAACCTTAGGGACTGCAACTTATAATTCTGCCAAAGATGCGACCATGAAATCAGACAGCAGACGAACCGTTGTGTACAAACCACTTGCAAAGGTCGTCTCAAAATCGACCGTCTCCCTCTTGGCAAATATG GGGAACTTCAATGTCGCTCATCAACAGGGACCGGCCCCACCTGAAACCCGTGTTCGGAATCAAACCGTGGAGAAAACAAGCTCAAGATCACAGTACAGTTTGAATCCCCAGCAGCCCATTCCTCCACCTGCCGAGCACAGTCAGACAATCAGTGAACCAACGAAGGTTGACGACCCGAAGATATTAAGCTCCTCAGCAAATGTGGACCGTCCTTCTTATGACGGGTACAACTGGAGAAAGTATGGGCAGAAGCAGGTCAAAGGGAGCGAGTACCCGAGGAGCTACTACAAGTGCACTCACCCAAACTGCCCAGTGAAGAAGAAAGTCGAGAGATCGTTTGATGGACAAATCGCAGAGATAGTTTATAAAGGCGAGCATAACCACCCGAAGCCTCAGCCCCCAAAGCGGAGCTCTTCGGGCCCGCAGGAAGTAGGTACTACCACGCAGGAAGCTGCAAAACCAAACGTTCAGGTCGAGGAGAGGAACGAAGGGTTGGATGTGAGAATAGAGAACAATCAAGATAGTGAAAAGGGCGTGTTGGCACAGACGAATAGTTACCGGGGCAAAGGTCTGCAAGGCAAGGACCCTGCGGGAATCTGGATAGTAAGTAACAATGCCAGGACGGGAACTCCGGATAACTCATGCGGACTTAGTGGGGAGTGCGAGGATGGAAGTAAAGGGATGGAGGTGGAGGATGATGAACCCAGAAGCAAGAGAAG GAAAAGTGAGAATCCATCTGCAGAAGCAGGCATATCCGCCGATGGAACGCAAGAATCCCGAGTGGTAGTGCAAAATTCAGCAGAACCGGAGATCGTGGGGGATGGCTTCCGATGGAGAAAGTACGGGCAGAAGGTCGTGAAGGGAAATCCATACCCGAG AAGCTACTACAGATGTACGAGCCTCAAGTGCAACGTGCGGAAACATGTAGAGAGAGTATCAGACGATCCCGGAGCCTTTATAACAACATACGAAGGAAGGCACAACCATGAAATGCCGCTAAGGGGCTCGAACGCAGCAGGACTGGAGCAGGACCCCCAAGCCGCTACCAGTAAAGATAACCCGTGA
- the LOC116206992 gene encoding TBC1 domain family member 8B-like isoform X4, protein MLLSLLSRRSLEIDSRDAYGFALRPQHVQRYREYSNIYKEEEEERSDKWRVFLEQQSESGNLPSLEEEKKEKQPTEVSEQKSNTSPKSVGEGDDTSVEPTTDSSAEGNFEKEVESTKELKARKVQKWANIRPVLGAIENMMSFRVKKIKKMEDERQTLRDGQLPPVEETGPSGGTSEDDNEEEIIVDKVSNGSGKSSTEEVISTKEAPPKSFFSWKEELECLVRGGLPKDLRGELWQAFVGVRTRRMERYYQDLLALEGDSGGGELVDEPSGASKKWRKQIEKDIPRTFPGHPALDEHGRNSLRRLLLAYARHNPSVGYCQAMNFFAGLLLLLMPEENAFWTLVGIIEEYFEGYFTEEMIESQVDQLVFEELMRERFPKLVNHLDYLGVQVAWISGPWFLSIFINMIPWESVLRVWDVILFEGNRVMLFRTALALMELYGPAIVTTKDAGDAITLLQSLAGSTFDSSQLVLTACMGFLAVTEARLQELQEKHRPAVLEVIEERTRKGRVFKDSKGLASKLYSFKHDPEPLIEEKLHKAESEDTPVDADRSHSSNLEEFLAGDDSEVDSVPDLQEQVVWLKVELCTLLEEKRSAVLRAEELETALMELVKQDNRLQLSARVEQLEREVAELRQALADKREQEAQMIQVLMRVEQEQKLTEDARISAEHDLAAQKYAVHVLQEKYEKAMASLGQMEKRVVMAESMLEATLQYESGQNKALSSPRAAVARNQGSSQETPPKRLSILSRPFGLGWRDRNKGKPDEPGSGHSSPLPKETSGQEPEH, encoded by the exons ATGTTGTTGTCCTTGTTGAGTAGGCGATCATTGGAAATTGATTCCAG GGATGCTTATGGATTTGCTCTGAGACCTCAACACGTGCAAAGATACAGAGAGTACTCCAATATCTACAAG gaagaggaagaggaaagatCGGATAAGTGGAGGGTCTTTCTTGAACAACAGTCAGAGTCAGGTAACCTGCCCTCTCTTgaggaggaaaagaaagagaagcaaCCAACTGAAGTGAGTGAGCAGAAATCAAATACCAGTCCGAAGAGTGTTGGGGAAGGAGATGATACAAGTGTAGAGCCTACCACTGATAGTTCAGCTGAAGGTAATTTTGAAAAGGAAGTCGAGTCCACCAAGGAATTAAAAGCCCGTAAAGTGCAAAAATGGGCCAACATTAGGCCAGTACTTGGTGCTATTGAGAATATGATGAGCTTCcgtgttaaaaaaattaagaaaatggaAGATGAGCGGCAAACCTTAAGGGATGGTCAACTTCCACCAGTTGAAGAGACAGGACCTTCAGGTGGAACGTCTGAAGATGATAACGAGGAAGAGATTATTGTCGATAAGGTTTCAAATGGGAGTGGCAAGTCCTCCACCGAAGAAGTAATTTCAACCAAAGAGGCTCCTCCCAAATCCTTTTTCTCATGGAAGGAAGAACTGGAGTGCCTTGTTCGGGGAGGATTGCCAAAGGATCTCAGAGGAGAG TTATGGCAAGCATTTGTAGGTGTAAGAACACGCAGGATGGAGAGATATTACCAGGATCTGCTGGCCCTTGAAGGTGATTCTGGCGGAGGGGAACTGGTCGATGAACCATCTGGTGCATCAAAGAAATGGAGAAAGCAGATTGAGAAG GACATACCACGTACATTTCCTGGCCATCCTGCCTTGGATGAGCATGGTAGAAATTCCTTGCGGCGACTATTATTAGCATATGCACGTCACAACCCATCTGTTGGTTATTGTCAG GCAATGAATTTCTTTGCTGGTTTGTTGTTACTTCTGATGCCTGAGGAAAATGCCTTTTG GACTCTTGTGGGCATCATTGAAGAGTATTTTGAAGGCTATTTTACTGAAGAAATGATAGAATCTCAG GTGGATCAACTTGTTTTTGAGGAGTTGATGCGCGAAAGGTTTCCTAAACTGG TTAATCATCTGGATTACTTGGGAGTGCAGGTGGCATGGATATCTGGTCCCTGGTTCCTTTCCATCTTTATCAATATGATTCCATGGGAAAGTG TTCTCCGAGTATGGGATGTGATTCTCTTTGAAGGAAATCGTGTCATGCTATTTCGGACAGCACTTGCTTTGATGGAGTTATATG GTCCTGCAATAGTTACAACGAAAGATGCTGGTGATGCAATTACTCTGCTGCAATCTCTTGCTGGCTCAACATTTGATAGCAGCCAGCTTGTTCTAACTGCTTGCATGGGTTTCCTAGCTGTAACTGAAGCTAGATTGCAAGAGTTGCAAGAAAAACATCGGCCAGCTGTCCTGGAGGTGATTGAGGAGAGAACTAGAAAGGGTCGAGTATTTAAGGACTCTAAAGGACTTGCATCAAAATTATATAGTTTTAAGCACGATCCGGAGCCTTTGATTGAAGAAAAACTTCACAAAGCAGAATCAGAAGACACACCTGTTGATGCCGATAGATCTCACTCCTCTAACCTGGAAGAGTTTCTAGCTGGTGATGATTCAGAAGTTGATTCTGTGCCAGATCTTCAAGAGCAG GTGGTTTGGCTGAAGGTTGAGTTGTGCACATTGCTGGAGGAGAAGAGATCTGCTGTTCTTAG AGCCGAGGAGTTGGAGACGGCGCTCATGGAACTGGTAAAGCAAGACAATCGACTTCAGTTGAGTGCCAGG GTTGAGCAGTTGGAAAGGGAGGTAGCTGAATTACGGCAAGCTCTTGCCGACAAGAGAGAACAAGAAGCTCAAATGATTCAG GTCCTAATGCGGGTAGAGCAAGAACAGAAGCTGACTGAAGATGCTCGTATCAGTGCAGAGCATGACTTGGCTGCTCAAAAATATGCAGTTCATGTGCTCCAG GAAAAATACGAGAAGGCTATGGCTTCCCTTGGTCAGATGGAAAAGAGGGTGGTTATGGCGGAGTCAATGCTGGAGGCAACGTTGCAGTATGAATCTGGACAAAACAAAGCACTGTCTTCTCCACG GGCTGCTGTTGCTCGTAATCAAGGCTCTTCACAGGAAACTCCTCCGAAGAGGCTCAGTATACTGTCCAGACCATTCGGGCTTGGGTGGCGAGACCGAAATAAG GGAAAACCAGACGAGCCAGGAAGTGGCCACTCAAGTCCTTTGCCTAAAGAAACCAGCGGGCAAGAGCCCGAGCATTAA
- the LOC116206992 gene encoding TBC1 domain family member 8B-like isoform X2, which translates to MTEKKAFHLLQVLEPRRDAYGFALRPQHVQRYREYSNIYKEEEEERSDKWRVFLEQQSESGNLPSLEEEKKEKQPTEVSEQKSNTSPKSVGEGDDTSVEPTTDSSAEGNFEKEVESTKELKARKVQKWANIRPVLGAIENMMSFRVKKIKKMEDERQTLRDGQLPPVEETGPSGGTSEDDNEEEIIVDKVSNGSGKSSTEEVISTKEAPPKSFFSWKEELECLVRGGLPKDLRGEVGVRTRRMERYYQDLLALEGDSGGGELVDEPSGASKKWRKQIEKDIPRTFPGHPALDEHGRNSLRRLLLAYARHNPSVGYCQAMNFFAGLLLLLMPEENAFWTLVGIIEEYFEGYFTEEMIESQVDQLVFEELMRERFPKLVNHLDYLGVQVAWISGPWFLSIFINMIPWESVLRVWDVILFEGNRVMLFRTALALMELYGPAIVTTKDAGDAITLLQSLAGSTFDSSQLVLTACMGFLAVTEARLQELQEKHRPAVLEVIEERTRKGRVFKDSKGLASKLYSFKHDPEPLIEEKLHKAESEDTPVDADRSHSSNLEEFLAGDDSEVDSVPDLQEQVVWLKVELCTLLEEKRSAVLRAEELETALMELVKQDNRLQLSARVEQLEREVAELRQALADKREQEAQMIQVLMRVEQEQKLTEDARISAEHDLAAQKYAVHVLQEKYEKAMASLGQMEKRVVMAESMLEATLQYESGQNKALSSPRAAVARNQGSSQETPPKRLSILSRPFGLGWRDRNKGKPDEPGSGHSSPLPKETSGQEPEH; encoded by the exons ATGACGGAGAAGAAGGCCTTCCACCTCCTCCAAGTTCTCGAGCCCAGGAG GGATGCTTATGGATTTGCTCTGAGACCTCAACACGTGCAAAGATACAGAGAGTACTCCAATATCTACAAG gaagaggaagaggaaagatCGGATAAGTGGAGGGTCTTTCTTGAACAACAGTCAGAGTCAGGTAACCTGCCCTCTCTTgaggaggaaaagaaagagaagcaaCCAACTGAAGTGAGTGAGCAGAAATCAAATACCAGTCCGAAGAGTGTTGGGGAAGGAGATGATACAAGTGTAGAGCCTACCACTGATAGTTCAGCTGAAGGTAATTTTGAAAAGGAAGTCGAGTCCACCAAGGAATTAAAAGCCCGTAAAGTGCAAAAATGGGCCAACATTAGGCCAGTACTTGGTGCTATTGAGAATATGATGAGCTTCcgtgttaaaaaaattaagaaaatggaAGATGAGCGGCAAACCTTAAGGGATGGTCAACTTCCACCAGTTGAAGAGACAGGACCTTCAGGTGGAACGTCTGAAGATGATAACGAGGAAGAGATTATTGTCGATAAGGTTTCAAATGGGAGTGGCAAGTCCTCCACCGAAGAAGTAATTTCAACCAAAGAGGCTCCTCCCAAATCCTTTTTCTCATGGAAGGAAGAACTGGAGTGCCTTGTTCGGGGAGGATTGCCAAAGGATCTCAGAGGAGAGGTAG GTGTAAGAACACGCAGGATGGAGAGATATTACCAGGATCTGCTGGCCCTTGAAGGTGATTCTGGCGGAGGGGAACTGGTCGATGAACCATCTGGTGCATCAAAGAAATGGAGAAAGCAGATTGAGAAG GACATACCACGTACATTTCCTGGCCATCCTGCCTTGGATGAGCATGGTAGAAATTCCTTGCGGCGACTATTATTAGCATATGCACGTCACAACCCATCTGTTGGTTATTGTCAG GCAATGAATTTCTTTGCTGGTTTGTTGTTACTTCTGATGCCTGAGGAAAATGCCTTTTG GACTCTTGTGGGCATCATTGAAGAGTATTTTGAAGGCTATTTTACTGAAGAAATGATAGAATCTCAG GTGGATCAACTTGTTTTTGAGGAGTTGATGCGCGAAAGGTTTCCTAAACTGG TTAATCATCTGGATTACTTGGGAGTGCAGGTGGCATGGATATCTGGTCCCTGGTTCCTTTCCATCTTTATCAATATGATTCCATGGGAAAGTG TTCTCCGAGTATGGGATGTGATTCTCTTTGAAGGAAATCGTGTCATGCTATTTCGGACAGCACTTGCTTTGATGGAGTTATATG GTCCTGCAATAGTTACAACGAAAGATGCTGGTGATGCAATTACTCTGCTGCAATCTCTTGCTGGCTCAACATTTGATAGCAGCCAGCTTGTTCTAACTGCTTGCATGGGTTTCCTAGCTGTAACTGAAGCTAGATTGCAAGAGTTGCAAGAAAAACATCGGCCAGCTGTCCTGGAGGTGATTGAGGAGAGAACTAGAAAGGGTCGAGTATTTAAGGACTCTAAAGGACTTGCATCAAAATTATATAGTTTTAAGCACGATCCGGAGCCTTTGATTGAAGAAAAACTTCACAAAGCAGAATCAGAAGACACACCTGTTGATGCCGATAGATCTCACTCCTCTAACCTGGAAGAGTTTCTAGCTGGTGATGATTCAGAAGTTGATTCTGTGCCAGATCTTCAAGAGCAG GTGGTTTGGCTGAAGGTTGAGTTGTGCACATTGCTGGAGGAGAAGAGATCTGCTGTTCTTAG AGCCGAGGAGTTGGAGACGGCGCTCATGGAACTGGTAAAGCAAGACAATCGACTTCAGTTGAGTGCCAGG GTTGAGCAGTTGGAAAGGGAGGTAGCTGAATTACGGCAAGCTCTTGCCGACAAGAGAGAACAAGAAGCTCAAATGATTCAG GTCCTAATGCGGGTAGAGCAAGAACAGAAGCTGACTGAAGATGCTCGTATCAGTGCAGAGCATGACTTGGCTGCTCAAAAATATGCAGTTCATGTGCTCCAG GAAAAATACGAGAAGGCTATGGCTTCCCTTGGTCAGATGGAAAAGAGGGTGGTTATGGCGGAGTCAATGCTGGAGGCAACGTTGCAGTATGAATCTGGACAAAACAAAGCACTGTCTTCTCCACG GGCTGCTGTTGCTCGTAATCAAGGCTCTTCACAGGAAACTCCTCCGAAGAGGCTCAGTATACTGTCCAGACCATTCGGGCTTGGGTGGCGAGACCGAAATAAG GGAAAACCAGACGAGCCAGGAAGTGGCCACTCAAGTCCTTTGCCTAAAGAAACCAGCGGGCAAGAGCCCGAGCATTAA
- the LOC116206992 gene encoding TBC1 domain family member 8B-like isoform X1, protein MTEKKAFHLLQVLEPRRDAYGFALRPQHVQRYREYSNIYKEEEEERSDKWRVFLEQQSESGNLPSLEEEKKEKQPTEVSEQKSNTSPKSVGEGDDTSVEPTTDSSAEGNFEKEVESTKELKARKVQKWANIRPVLGAIENMMSFRVKKIKKMEDERQTLRDGQLPPVEETGPSGGTSEDDNEEEIIVDKVSNGSGKSSTEEVISTKEAPPKSFFSWKEELECLVRGGLPKDLRGELWQAFVGVRTRRMERYYQDLLALEGDSGGGELVDEPSGASKKWRKQIEKDIPRTFPGHPALDEHGRNSLRRLLLAYARHNPSVGYCQAMNFFAGLLLLLMPEENAFWTLVGIIEEYFEGYFTEEMIESQVDQLVFEELMRERFPKLVNHLDYLGVQVAWISGPWFLSIFINMIPWESVLRVWDVILFEGNRVMLFRTALALMELYGPAIVTTKDAGDAITLLQSLAGSTFDSSQLVLTACMGFLAVTEARLQELQEKHRPAVLEVIEERTRKGRVFKDSKGLASKLYSFKHDPEPLIEEKLHKAESEDTPVDADRSHSSNLEEFLAGDDSEVDSVPDLQEQVVWLKVELCTLLEEKRSAVLRAEELETALMELVKQDNRLQLSARVEQLEREVAELRQALADKREQEAQMIQVLMRVEQEQKLTEDARISAEHDLAAQKYAVHVLQEKYEKAMASLGQMEKRVVMAESMLEATLQYESGQNKALSSPRAAVARNQGSSQETPPKRLSILSRPFGLGWRDRNKGKPDEPGSGHSSPLPKETSGQEPEH, encoded by the exons ATGACGGAGAAGAAGGCCTTCCACCTCCTCCAAGTTCTCGAGCCCAGGAG GGATGCTTATGGATTTGCTCTGAGACCTCAACACGTGCAAAGATACAGAGAGTACTCCAATATCTACAAG gaagaggaagaggaaagatCGGATAAGTGGAGGGTCTTTCTTGAACAACAGTCAGAGTCAGGTAACCTGCCCTCTCTTgaggaggaaaagaaagagaagcaaCCAACTGAAGTGAGTGAGCAGAAATCAAATACCAGTCCGAAGAGTGTTGGGGAAGGAGATGATACAAGTGTAGAGCCTACCACTGATAGTTCAGCTGAAGGTAATTTTGAAAAGGAAGTCGAGTCCACCAAGGAATTAAAAGCCCGTAAAGTGCAAAAATGGGCCAACATTAGGCCAGTACTTGGTGCTATTGAGAATATGATGAGCTTCcgtgttaaaaaaattaagaaaatggaAGATGAGCGGCAAACCTTAAGGGATGGTCAACTTCCACCAGTTGAAGAGACAGGACCTTCAGGTGGAACGTCTGAAGATGATAACGAGGAAGAGATTATTGTCGATAAGGTTTCAAATGGGAGTGGCAAGTCCTCCACCGAAGAAGTAATTTCAACCAAAGAGGCTCCTCCCAAATCCTTTTTCTCATGGAAGGAAGAACTGGAGTGCCTTGTTCGGGGAGGATTGCCAAAGGATCTCAGAGGAGAG TTATGGCAAGCATTTGTAGGTGTAAGAACACGCAGGATGGAGAGATATTACCAGGATCTGCTGGCCCTTGAAGGTGATTCTGGCGGAGGGGAACTGGTCGATGAACCATCTGGTGCATCAAAGAAATGGAGAAAGCAGATTGAGAAG GACATACCACGTACATTTCCTGGCCATCCTGCCTTGGATGAGCATGGTAGAAATTCCTTGCGGCGACTATTATTAGCATATGCACGTCACAACCCATCTGTTGGTTATTGTCAG GCAATGAATTTCTTTGCTGGTTTGTTGTTACTTCTGATGCCTGAGGAAAATGCCTTTTG GACTCTTGTGGGCATCATTGAAGAGTATTTTGAAGGCTATTTTACTGAAGAAATGATAGAATCTCAG GTGGATCAACTTGTTTTTGAGGAGTTGATGCGCGAAAGGTTTCCTAAACTGG TTAATCATCTGGATTACTTGGGAGTGCAGGTGGCATGGATATCTGGTCCCTGGTTCCTTTCCATCTTTATCAATATGATTCCATGGGAAAGTG TTCTCCGAGTATGGGATGTGATTCTCTTTGAAGGAAATCGTGTCATGCTATTTCGGACAGCACTTGCTTTGATGGAGTTATATG GTCCTGCAATAGTTACAACGAAAGATGCTGGTGATGCAATTACTCTGCTGCAATCTCTTGCTGGCTCAACATTTGATAGCAGCCAGCTTGTTCTAACTGCTTGCATGGGTTTCCTAGCTGTAACTGAAGCTAGATTGCAAGAGTTGCAAGAAAAACATCGGCCAGCTGTCCTGGAGGTGATTGAGGAGAGAACTAGAAAGGGTCGAGTATTTAAGGACTCTAAAGGACTTGCATCAAAATTATATAGTTTTAAGCACGATCCGGAGCCTTTGATTGAAGAAAAACTTCACAAAGCAGAATCAGAAGACACACCTGTTGATGCCGATAGATCTCACTCCTCTAACCTGGAAGAGTTTCTAGCTGGTGATGATTCAGAAGTTGATTCTGTGCCAGATCTTCAAGAGCAG GTGGTTTGGCTGAAGGTTGAGTTGTGCACATTGCTGGAGGAGAAGAGATCTGCTGTTCTTAG AGCCGAGGAGTTGGAGACGGCGCTCATGGAACTGGTAAAGCAAGACAATCGACTTCAGTTGAGTGCCAGG GTTGAGCAGTTGGAAAGGGAGGTAGCTGAATTACGGCAAGCTCTTGCCGACAAGAGAGAACAAGAAGCTCAAATGATTCAG GTCCTAATGCGGGTAGAGCAAGAACAGAAGCTGACTGAAGATGCTCGTATCAGTGCAGAGCATGACTTGGCTGCTCAAAAATATGCAGTTCATGTGCTCCAG GAAAAATACGAGAAGGCTATGGCTTCCCTTGGTCAGATGGAAAAGAGGGTGGTTATGGCGGAGTCAATGCTGGAGGCAACGTTGCAGTATGAATCTGGACAAAACAAAGCACTGTCTTCTCCACG GGCTGCTGTTGCTCGTAATCAAGGCTCTTCACAGGAAACTCCTCCGAAGAGGCTCAGTATACTGTCCAGACCATTCGGGCTTGGGTGGCGAGACCGAAATAAG GGAAAACCAGACGAGCCAGGAAGTGGCCACTCAAGTCCTTTGCCTAAAGAAACCAGCGGGCAAGAGCCCGAGCATTAA
- the LOC116206992 gene encoding EVI5-like protein isoform X3 — translation MTEKKAFHLLQVLEPRRDAYGFALRPQHVQRYREYSNIYKEEEEERSDKWRVFLEQQSESGNLPSLEEEKKEKQPTEVSEQKSNTSPKSVGEGDDTSVEPTTDSSAEGNFEKEVESTKELKARKVQKWANIRPVLGAIENMMSFRVKKIKKMEDERQTLRDGQLPPVEETGPSGGTSEDDNEEEIIVDKVSNGSGKSSTEEVISTKEAPPKSFFSWKEELECLVRGGLPKDLRGELWQAFVGVRTRRMERYYQDLLALEGDSGGGELVDEPSGASKKWRKQIEKDIPRTFPGHPALDEHGRNSLRRLLLAYARHNPSVGYCQAMNFFAGLLLLLMPEENAFWTLVGIIEEYFEGYFTEEMIESQVDQLVFEELMRERFPKLVNHLDYLGVQVAWISGPWFLSIFINMIPWESVLRVWDVILFEGNRVMLFRTALALMELYGPAIVTTKDAGDAITLLQSLAGSTFDSSQLVLTACMGFLAVTEARLQELQEKHRPAVLEVIEERTRKGRVFKDSKGLASKLYSFKHDPEPLIEEKLHKAESEDTPVDADRSHSSNLEEFLAGDDSEVDSVPDLQEQVVWLKVELCTLLEEKRSAVLRAEELETALMELVKQDNRLQLSARVEQLEREVAELRQALADKREQEAQMIQYFYVVGPNAGRARTEAD, via the exons ATGACGGAGAAGAAGGCCTTCCACCTCCTCCAAGTTCTCGAGCCCAGGAG GGATGCTTATGGATTTGCTCTGAGACCTCAACACGTGCAAAGATACAGAGAGTACTCCAATATCTACAAG gaagaggaagaggaaagatCGGATAAGTGGAGGGTCTTTCTTGAACAACAGTCAGAGTCAGGTAACCTGCCCTCTCTTgaggaggaaaagaaagagaagcaaCCAACTGAAGTGAGTGAGCAGAAATCAAATACCAGTCCGAAGAGTGTTGGGGAAGGAGATGATACAAGTGTAGAGCCTACCACTGATAGTTCAGCTGAAGGTAATTTTGAAAAGGAAGTCGAGTCCACCAAGGAATTAAAAGCCCGTAAAGTGCAAAAATGGGCCAACATTAGGCCAGTACTTGGTGCTATTGAGAATATGATGAGCTTCcgtgttaaaaaaattaagaaaatggaAGATGAGCGGCAAACCTTAAGGGATGGTCAACTTCCACCAGTTGAAGAGACAGGACCTTCAGGTGGAACGTCTGAAGATGATAACGAGGAAGAGATTATTGTCGATAAGGTTTCAAATGGGAGTGGCAAGTCCTCCACCGAAGAAGTAATTTCAACCAAAGAGGCTCCTCCCAAATCCTTTTTCTCATGGAAGGAAGAACTGGAGTGCCTTGTTCGGGGAGGATTGCCAAAGGATCTCAGAGGAGAG TTATGGCAAGCATTTGTAGGTGTAAGAACACGCAGGATGGAGAGATATTACCAGGATCTGCTGGCCCTTGAAGGTGATTCTGGCGGAGGGGAACTGGTCGATGAACCATCTGGTGCATCAAAGAAATGGAGAAAGCAGATTGAGAAG GACATACCACGTACATTTCCTGGCCATCCTGCCTTGGATGAGCATGGTAGAAATTCCTTGCGGCGACTATTATTAGCATATGCACGTCACAACCCATCTGTTGGTTATTGTCAG GCAATGAATTTCTTTGCTGGTTTGTTGTTACTTCTGATGCCTGAGGAAAATGCCTTTTG GACTCTTGTGGGCATCATTGAAGAGTATTTTGAAGGCTATTTTACTGAAGAAATGATAGAATCTCAG GTGGATCAACTTGTTTTTGAGGAGTTGATGCGCGAAAGGTTTCCTAAACTGG TTAATCATCTGGATTACTTGGGAGTGCAGGTGGCATGGATATCTGGTCCCTGGTTCCTTTCCATCTTTATCAATATGATTCCATGGGAAAGTG TTCTCCGAGTATGGGATGTGATTCTCTTTGAAGGAAATCGTGTCATGCTATTTCGGACAGCACTTGCTTTGATGGAGTTATATG GTCCTGCAATAGTTACAACGAAAGATGCTGGTGATGCAATTACTCTGCTGCAATCTCTTGCTGGCTCAACATTTGATAGCAGCCAGCTTGTTCTAACTGCTTGCATGGGTTTCCTAGCTGTAACTGAAGCTAGATTGCAAGAGTTGCAAGAAAAACATCGGCCAGCTGTCCTGGAGGTGATTGAGGAGAGAACTAGAAAGGGTCGAGTATTTAAGGACTCTAAAGGACTTGCATCAAAATTATATAGTTTTAAGCACGATCCGGAGCCTTTGATTGAAGAAAAACTTCACAAAGCAGAATCAGAAGACACACCTGTTGATGCCGATAGATCTCACTCCTCTAACCTGGAAGAGTTTCTAGCTGGTGATGATTCAGAAGTTGATTCTGTGCCAGATCTTCAAGAGCAG GTGGTTTGGCTGAAGGTTGAGTTGTGCACATTGCTGGAGGAGAAGAGATCTGCTGTTCTTAG AGCCGAGGAGTTGGAGACGGCGCTCATGGAACTGGTAAAGCAAGACAATCGACTTCAGTTGAGTGCCAGG GTTGAGCAGTTGGAAAGGGAGGTAGCTGAATTACGGCAAGCTCTTGCCGACAAGAGAGAACAAGAAGCTCAAATGATTCAG TACTTCTACGTGGTAGGTCCTAATGCGGGTAGAGCAAGAACAGAAGCTGACTGA